The genomic region GGACATGCCAGCGGGCGACAGGTGGCGCCGGGCTGCCCGCGGACTGTCCGGGAACGGACAGTCCGGGCTGGCCCGAAAGTCGTAATGGCGGCGGGTCGGCGGGAGGCGCGCGGGCGGCGCCGGGACGCCGGCCGGAGTCGAAGCCGGCCGTCGGGATCGCCGAGAACAGGGCTCGGGAGCCCGCGATGGTGGGCCGGAGGGGGCGTGGTGTGGCGCCGGCGAACCCGGTGATCGGCCGGGTGCACGCCGCCGACCACATGCGCGGCGACGGTCCCGCGGCGAGAACGCGAAGGTGGTCACGGCGGCGCGGGTGCGCCCAGGCGGCCGGAGGGGGAGGTCCGGCGCACAGGCGCTACTGGACCTGCCCGCGGTGGCTCCCGCCTCCACCCGCGGGGGCTCCCGCCAGGCCGGGGACGTGCCCGGGCTCAGCGGGAGTCGGCCTCCGAGGCGGCTGAGGCCTCGTACACGCCGTCGGCGAAGCCGCGGGCATATTCCCAGCTCACGTAGCACGACGGGTCGGGAGAGAAGGCCGGCTCGTGGACGCGCGTCCGCCCCTCGTTGAGGAGGTTGCGCAGATTGCCAGCCAGCAGCTCCCAGTCGAAGTAGTGGGGCTCGGCGCAGCCCTCGCAGTCGACGACGAGGCCGCGGTAGCCGCGCGGCTCGAGCAGCGTGCGGAAGACGTCGAGGTCTCCCAGCTCGGCGAGGACCTCCTCCCGCTCGTGCAAGGACAGCGGTTCGAGCAGGTCGAGGTCGTCGACGGAGTCGAGGCGCGCGAGCTCGGCGGCCGGATCCTCGGGGTCACCCGCGAAGGGGTCGACAGGCTCGTCGCTCACGTCGACCACGCTACGCTTGCCCGGACTGCTAAGTGGTCCCGATCAGGAGTCTCGGCACCGTTGTGCAGTGCTTGTGGACAGGTCCGTGTAGGTCCGTCTGCTGTTGCGCGACCCGCGTGGCGCTGGTCGGACCCCGGATGAGCCGCCCGCGGCGGACCTGCCGCGATCTCCGTCACGCCGCGACCGCCCACAAGCGCCACCGACCTCTACGATGGGGTACATGCCGCCGCCTGGCGACCGGCTCGCCGGTGACGGGTTGATGACCCGTTCCGCCTGGTGGGCGGCCGGGCCGGCCGCCCACCAGGCATCCGGCGGGGCCGTGGCCGCCGGGCGGGTTCCCAGCGCCGCGGTACCGGTCAGCGCCGCGGCACCGGTCATCGCGGAACGGAAGGTGCCATGAACGCTCCCGTCGCCACCGATCACTCCCCGTCGGCTCCCCGCACGTCGGCTCGCGCGGCGTCGGCGGGTGGCTCCGTCGACTCCCAGGTGGACCTGTTGGGAGCCGACGCACCGGTGCCGCCAAAGCTGGCAATGCTGGGCCTGACCTTCGACGACGTCCTGCTGCTGCCGGCGGCCTCCGATCTCGTGCCCGCCGAGGCCGACACCACGACCCGGTTGTCGAGGTCCATCTCCCTCGCCGTGCCCCTGGTGTCCTCCGCCATGGACACGGTGACCGAGGCGCGGATGGCGATCGCGATGGCGCGCCAGGGCGGCGTCGGGGTGCTGCACCGCAACCTCTCGATCGAGGACCAGGCGCAGCAGGTCGACATGGTGAAGCGGTCCGAGTCCGGGATGATCACCGCGCCGGTGACCTGCGGGCCGGAGGCCACCCTCGAGGACGCGAACGTGCTCATGGCGCGTTACCGCATCTCGGGTGTTCCGGTCACCGAGCCGGACGGCCGGCTGGTCGGGATCGTGACCAACCGCGACATCCGCTTCGAGCGGGACTACTCCCGCCGGGTGCAGGACGTCATGACGCGAATGCCGCTGATCACCGCGCCGGTCGGCGTGTCGCCCGAGGACGCACTGGAGCTGCTGCGCCGGCACAAGATCGAGAAGTTGCCGATCGTCGACGATCAGGGTCGGCTGTGCGGGTTGATCACGGTCAAGGACTTCACCAAGCGTGAGCAGTACCCGCATGCCACCAAGGACGCCGACGGCCGGCTGATGGTCGGTGCCGCGATCGGGGTGGGCGAGGACGCCTACAAGCGGGCGCAGGTCCTCGTCGCGGCGGGCGTCGACTTCCTCATCGTGGACACCGCCCACGGCCACCAGCGGGCCGTGCCGGACATGGTCCGCCGCATCAAGACCGACATCCCGACCGGGGTCGACGGTCGGCCCCTGGACGTCATCGGCGGCAACGTCGCGACTGGCGCGGGCGCCGCGGCCCTCATCGCCGCGGGCGCGGACGCGATCAAGGTCGGCGTGGGTCCCGGCTCGATCTGCACCACCCGGGTGGTCTCCGGGGTCGGCGTCCCGCAGGTGACGGCGATCTACGAGGCGTCCCGGGTCGCCCGGGAACACGGGGTGCCGGTGATCGGGGACGGCGGCCTGCAGTACTCCGGCGACATCGCGAAGGCCATCGCGGTCGGGGCGGACACCGTCATGCTGGGCAGCCTGCTCGCCGGCGTCGACGAGAGCCCGGGCGAGCTGATCTTCATCAACGGCAAGCAGTACAAGGCCTACCGCGGCATGGGGTCGCTCGCGGCGATGCGCAGCCGGGGCGGGGCCCGGTCCTACTCGAAGGACCGCTACTTCCAGGACGACGCGCTCTCCGACGACAAGCTCGTCCCGGAGGGCGTCGAGGGGCAGGTGCCCTACCGTGGCCCGCTCGCGGCCGTGGCGCACCAGCTCGTCGGCGGGCTGCGGGCCGCGATGGGGTACACCGGCTCGCCGACCATCCGGCGGCTGCAGGATGATGCGCAGCTGATCCGGATCACTTCCGCGGGCCTGACCGAGAGCCACCCGCACGACATCCAGATGACCGTCGAGGCGCCGAACTACAACTCCTCGCGCTGAGGCCGCCGCCGCGGTTGCGCCCCTCGTCACCCCCCGGCCCCGTCCCGACACCGGCGATCAGGTGCCCGTGACGGGGGCGTCGGCGCGCGGGCGACCAGAGCAGGTACGTCAGTGTCCGGCCGGCGTGAGCCCGCCGACCCAACCAGGAGGCGCCAGCAGTGGCAGAGGTCGAGATCGGTATCGGCAAGAACGCGCGGGTCGCGTACGGTCTCGACGCCGTCGGCATCGTCCCGTCGCGTCGGACCCGCGATCCGCAGGACGTCTCGCTGGCCTGGGAGATCGACGCCTACCGCTTCGACCTGCCGCTGGTGGCGGCCGCCGCCGACGCCGTCACCTCGCCGGCGTCGGCGATCGCGCTCGGCCGGCTCGGCGGGCTCGGCGTCCTGCACGTCGAGGGGCTGTGGACCCGGTACGAGCAGCCCGAGGACCACATCGGCGAGCTCACCGAGATCGGCGCCAAGGAGGGACAGCAGGCGGCGACCGAACGGCTGCGCGCGCTGTACGAGTCGCCGGTGCTGCCGGAGCTCATCGCTCGCCGTCTCGGCGAGCTGCGCGACGCCGGGGTGGTCGTCGCCGCGGCGCTGCGCCCGCAGAAGGTCCGCGCGCTGAGCCAGCACGTGCTGGCGGCCGGTGTCGACCTGCTGGTCATCCACGGCACCGCGGTCTCCGCCGAACACCAGTCCCGGCGCAGCGAGCCCCTCAACCTCAAGCGGTTCATCGGCGAGCTGGACGTTCCCGTGCTGGTCGGGGGGTGCGCGTCGTTCTCGACCGCGCTGCACCTGATGCGGACCGGCGCCGCCGGGGTCATCGTCGGCGTCGGTTCGGGCCTGGGCGACCGGACCCATGACGTGCTCGGGGTGGGGGTCCCGCTCGCCACCGCCATCGCGGACGCCGCCGGAGCCCGGATGCGCTACCTCGACGAGTCGGGTGGCCGCTACGTCCACGTCGTCGCGCACGGCGACCTGCAGACCGGCGGTGACCTCGCAAAGGCGATCGCCTGTGGCGCCGACGCGGTCATGGTGGACGCGGCGCTGGCGGCGGCAGAGGACGCGCCGGGCCAGGGCGGGATGTGGCCGATGGACGTGCTGCACTCCGACCTGCCGCGTGGACGGTGGGCGCCGGCCCCCCCGACGGGCACCCTGGCGCAGATCGTCACAGGGCCCGGCGCGGCCACCGGAACGGGCCTGCTCAACCTCGCCGGCGGTCTGCGGACCGCCATGGCGACGACCGGGTACGCGACCCTCAAGGAGTTCCAGAAGGCCGAGATCATGGTGACCGCCGGCTCCTGACCGGCCCGGGGGCCGTCGGCGCCCGAGCCGGCCGCGGGTATCCCTGCGGGCGATCGGCCGCGCGGCGGGCCGATACCCGACTCCGGCGGAACAGTCCACGCCCCGACGGTGGCGGCGGTACCCGGCCGATCCGGACCCCTGGTGGACATGGCACCCTGGGAGCGTCCGTCTCCGGCACGAAGGACGACAGATGCGCCTCGACGAGCACGGCCGCTGGGTCAGCGATGACGGCGCCTACCTCTGGGACGAAGCCGCCCAGACGTGGCAGCCGTCCTCCGCTGTGCCGCCGGCAGGCTCCAGCGGCGACCCGGCGCGGGCGCAGCCGGCCGGCACCGTCGACGCCGGGTCGCGTGATGGCGGCGATGCGCGCCCGGGCGGCCTGGCCGACGCCACCGCTGCGGGCTCCCCGGCCTACCCGGGGTCGGTCTTCGGGTCCGGCCCGGGTGGCACGCCGGACGGTGGGCGGGGCGCCGCCGCCCCGGCGCGCGGTGCGGGGCTCGGATCGCCCGCCGTGGTGCGCCACGAGGTCCGTCCTGGATCGCCGCGTCCCGGAAGCTCGGCCGCGGGCGAACCGCCGGCCGGTGCGAACCCGCCGGGTGTTCGCGGCCTGTTCGGCGCCGCCGGCCTGACCGGCGGCGTGCGCTCGGCGGGCGGACCGGGCTCGGCCGGTGACCTTGGCGGCCCGGCCGCCGGCTCCGGCCCGGCCGCCGGCTCCGGCCCGGCCGCCGGCTCCGGCTCGGCCCCTGGCTCTGGCATGACCACGGGGGAACTGGCGTCCTACGGCGGCACCGGGCAGTTCGGGCGGTGGGCTTCGCCGGACGCCCCGCCGGACGCCGACGCAGCCGGGCCGAGCGGCCCGCCGCACGTGACCGCGCCGACCGCTGCCACCGGGATGACTTCCGCCGGCACCACGGGCCCCGGCCCCGCCGGCACCCCCGGGGGCTGGCACGACGGCGATGCGACCGGCGAGTTTCGGCGGGTCGGTGCGCCGACGGGTACGGGGGCCCCGCCGGCGCGGGCGGCCGGTGTGGCGGACTGGGACGATGACCTCGACGACGAGGGTGACTCCGGCACCGACGCTTTCGGTGGCGGGAATCCCTTCGGCGGCACGGAGCCTGGCCGCGGCACGAAGTTCGATGGCGAACCCGAGTCCGGTTGGGCACCGTCGGGACCGCGCAGGCCGGCGTCGGCGGTCGCCCGCCCGGCCGCCGCCGGGGGGCTGGGCGAACGCGTCGGCGGGTTCCTCCGGCAGGCCCGCGATCGTCCCCCGCTGCTGATCGCGGCCATCGTCGTGCTGGTCTGCGTGGGCCTTGGGGTCGCGGGATTCCTCGCTTTCGGCGGGGGCGGCTCGGACGGTGGGTCGGCCGTGGGTGCCGCGGCAGCCGGCAAGGGCCATTACAGCAAGGCCGTCCGCGAGGCGTATCTGAGCTCCTGCCTGGACGTCAGCAACGGCAACGAGGGGTACTGCACCTGCACTCTGGACAAGCTGGAGGCCACCTACACGGAGGAGGAGTACAAGCGGTTCAACGCCAGCGTCCAGTCGGAGTCGTCGCGGCGCATCGTGCGCGAGATGTACGCCGCCTGTCGTGACAAGCGATGACTCCCTCCCGTGTACCATGGTCAGTCGGAGCTAAGACCCCATATCCTTCCGGGCTTATGGGCGACCCGCCAGCGAGCTATTGCTTTTTTGCCGGCCGTACGGTAGGACGTCCATCACGCATAGCCACACGATCACGGCCAGGCGGTGCGCGGGGCCGCAGACCGGGATCGCATGCCTCCGAGCGGCGCTGCTCCCGACCGACTGATCTGGCTGGGTGCGGGTTGCGACGAGATGGTTCAGACAATGCACGTCCACACGATGGCTGCCCACATCGTGCTGATCTGGGGGGCAGGAGATGCCGCCCGATGACCATGCACCGTAGCCCGGGGCCCGAGGGCCCTGCGTCTGCCGTTCCGTCCACCCGCGTGCCGAGGCGGGGGGCAGTTCGGTGACGACCCACGATGCCGATGTGAACGGCCCGGCCCGGCCGGCTCCGCCCCGCCGCGACGACGACTTCTTCGCCGTCGAGCGGGTCGGCGAGCCCGAGTCCCGCCCCTCCGCCGCGCCGTCCCAGGTCTCCTTCGCCCCGACCCCCTGGCCACCGCAGTCCGCCGAGCCGCCGAACGCGGGGCCGCCGAACGCGGGGCCGGTGAACTCCGGGCCGCGGGCGGTCCGGCCGCAGGACTCCGCCGTGGCGCCGCCCGGCGGGCCGCCGCGCCGCACCGATCCCTTCGACGTCACCAGCACCTGGGACGGTCCGGCGCCGCGACCCGGAGGCGGGTCCTCGTCGATCTCCGTGGCGCCTCCGGTCGACGCCGTCGCGCCGGGCGGTTTCCGGCCGATGGCGAACCTGCCGTCGATGTCACCCCCGGTACCGCCCGCATCCGCCGGCGCCGGCCCGTCCGCCCGTCGGGAGCCGGGCGTCGACCGGATCGGATCGCCGGTGGCAGGTGGCCGGACCGGGCCCGGTGACCAGCGGGCGTGGGGTGGTTCGTCCGCGGACGCGGTGCGCGTCGGTGACTCGCCCCAGCACGGCGCGCCCGCGGCGGACCGGTCCGCCGGCGGTTACACCGACCCGTTCACCGGCGGTTTCCCCATCTCCGCCCGTCCGGTCCCCGCCACCGGTCCCCGTACGGGTCCGACCCCGTTGTCGTCTCAGCCCCCGGCGGCCTACCCGGTCGCGGCGCCACGGCAGGCCGCGTACCCGCCGTCCGCGCCCGCCGGCCCGCCGGCGTCCGCGGGCTTCTCCGCGGCCCCCGCCATGCCCGGCACGAACGGCATGCCCGGTACCAACGGCATGCCCGGCAGCAACGGCATGCCCGGTACCAACGGCATGCCCGTGGCCGGAGCCGCGTCTGCAGCCGCACCGCCGGGAACGGCCGGCCGGGCGACCGGTTCGCCGTTCGGGGGGGCCCGCCAGCCGGAGCCCGGGACGCAACAGCGCGTGGGACCGGACGGCTTCGGCGTGACCGACGCCAGCCCGCATCCGGCTCGGCCGGCGATGCCCGGCGGTCGCGGCCCGGGTTGGACCGGCCCCGGCGGCTACGGACCCCAGGGCGGGGCCGACCTGCCCGCCACCGCGGGCAGTGGGCGGGAGGCCCCTCGGCAGACGGATCCGTGGAACGGCCACAGCTCGCCGCGGCTGCGGCCGCCGGCGTCACCCGCAGCCGACCCGGCCCAGGCAGGCTGGGGGACGGGCGGGCAGGCTCCCGACTACCCGTCGGTGCCGCCGCGCGGCTTCGGTGGGGTGGGTGCCTACCCGTCGCGGGAGTCCGGAGCTGGAGCTGCGGGCCGACCCGGGGACCTCGCCGCGCGCGGCCAGGCCGCGGCCGCCGGCGAGGCGTTCGCAGCCGGGGCGGCGGCGCCCCCGGCAGGAGGTGTGTACGACCGCGCGGGCGCCGGCCCGCTTCTCGGCGCCGGCGCGGCGTCGGCGAGCCTGTCGGGACCGGCCGCTGGGATCGAGCCGGGGCCTGCGGTCGATCGCGGGCGCTCCGGCCCCACCGCGGCGCCCCTCGCTCGACCAGAACGCCCCCGGGATGCGTCGCAGGGTGCGCCCGGCGCCTCGGCCTGGCGCAACCCGTTGACCGACACCGGCAGTTTCGTCCGCCCGCTGCCGCCGCCCGGCGTCCCCGGCTCGCTCGCCGACCGGGAAGATCCCCTGTCGGGGCCGTTGCCGGTGGGACGGCGTCGCCGTGGGTCCGGGGTCGGGATGGCCGGGGCTGGAGTGCCGGAGGCTGGAGCGCCCGGACCCGCCGGGCCTGGAATCGGTGAGTCTGGAGTCGGAGCGCCTGGAATCGGGGGAGCCGGCACCGGCTGGCGTGCGCCCGCCGCCTCGCCGGCGGGGGAGCGCCACCTGTCCCCTGCTCGGGAGGGAGCAGCGACAGGCGTCGACCGAGCCGGTTCCGCCTCGGTCGCGCCGGACGCGGCCCCGGTCGGCATGCGAGCCGGTGGCCCGCCTCCGCGGCGGGTCGAGGAGACGATGACGACAGCCCGGCCGCTGTACCGGCCGGATGCACCGGCTACCGGTGGGCAGCCCGAGGGCAGGCCCGGGCAGCCCGGCGAGGCGGGCGGTCGGAGCCCCGGCGCGGCCGGCCCCACCGGGCGCCGGCCGGAGACGCCGGCCGAGATGACCTCCCTGGTCACCCGGCGAGCATCGGGCCGGGGACGGGGCGGCGCCGCGAACTCGGCGGGGGACGACGACAGCGGTTGGCAGCCGTCCCGGACGGTGCGCAAGCCGAGCGGTCGCAGCGTTCCCGCCGATCGTCGCCGCACGCCGAATCCGGTGACTGACACCGACAGCCTGCAGCCGGTCTCCGCCCCGTCCGCGGGACGGCCCACTGCCGGCGGTCGGGTGGAAGGCCGTTCCGACACCGGCGAGCGGCGGCGGCGCACAGCCGACCGGGCAGCCCGCAGCGGCGCGACCGGGCCGGGGGCGCGCCGCGCCACGGGTCGGCGAGCGGACACCACCGGCGGCCATGGCGGTGGCGGCCATGGCGGTGGCGGCCATGGGGGTGGGGGCCATGGGGGTGGCGGCCCTGCGAGCCCGCAGCGGCGGTCCGCGCGCGCGGCGACGTCCTCGGGACTGCTGGAACCGACCGACCGCCGGGACGCGACGCCCGACGACGAGCCGCCGCTCGAGGACCGGCTGGCCTGGCTCCGGCAGGGCTGGATCGGCCCGCTGGCGGTCGCGCTGGTCGTGGCGCTGCTGGCGGTCGGCGGCTATGTCCTGCTGCGCGGTGGCGGCAACGAGGGCGGCGGGCCGATCACCGCGAGCCCGTCGGCCGACGCCTCGGCCACCCCGGCGACGACCAACCCGGACGCCCTCACCGGCAAGGCGATGATCGACGGCAGCTGGCAGTGCCGCCTGGTCACCGTCACCGATCCGATCAGCCTGTCCCACGAGGTGGTGGGGGTGCTGGTGGTCCAACGCACGGCGGGCGACTACACCTGGAACGGCGTGGGCGGCCAGTACACGATCACCCCCGTGGCCGGCAACGACGGCGGGAATGTGATCGGCGACGTGAGGTTCACCAGCGGTCCGCTGAAGGACCTCGCGGCGGTGCACATCGCCAAGCCGGGGGACGGAATCCGCGGGAAGGCGCAGGGCACCCTGGATCTCAAGGCCAACGGGACTGCGCCGCATCGAATCTGCGGAGTGAACTGAGAACATCCGTCCCTATGCTGACTGTAAGCGGGAACGGCGAAATGTCTGTTCTAACCGGTGGGTCGGCGATGCCGGCCGGTCGGCGGGCGACCCCGGTTGTCGGGTTTAGACGGCGGTGCGGCAGGATCAGGTGCCATGCTCAGGTCTGACCGTGGTATGGGTGGCTGGCGGCGTTCCGCCGCCGGCAACGAGAAGGATGTGGCCGGCGGGGTGGGCGGCGGTGTCCCGGCGGCTGTCGGGACCGGTCGACCGGCCGTCGACCGGCGCAGTCTGCTCCGCTGGGCCGGGACCGCCGCGGTGGCCGCGCCGGCCGCCGGGTTGCTCGCCGCCTGCGGCGGGTCGTCGTCCTCCGATGGTCCGCGCAAGGTGCGTCTCGGGTACGTGACCTCCCGTACCGGGACGCTCAGCTCCTACAGCGTGGTCGATTCGTACGTCGTCCAGACGATGCGGTCACTGCTCGCCGACGGGGTCAAGGTGGGCGGTCGCAGCTACCCGGTGGAGATCTTCGTCCGCGACGCGGAGTCCGACCGGCACCGGGCCGGGATCGCCGCGACCGACCTGATCTTCAAGGACAAGGTCGACATCGTCCTGGTCGGCGGAACCTCGGACACGGCCATTCCGGTCGCCGATCAGTGTGAGATCAACCAGGTTCCGTGTATCTCGACGAGCGCCCCCTGGCAGTCCTGGTGGAACGGGCGCGGCGGTAACGTCGACATGCCCTTCCACTGGACCTACCACTTTTACTGGGGGATGGAGGACGTCGTCGCCACCTATGTGGCGATGTGGCGCCAGCTCGGGATCACCAAGGTGGGGTTGATGTATCCCGCGGACGATGACGGCCAGGCATTCGCCAACCCCGACTTCGGAATTCCCACCATCCGCAACTTTGATTTTCAGCTCACCTCGCCGGCGACCTCGGGCTACCAGGTGGGAGCGCCGTCGTTCGACTCCTACCTGAGCGCCTTCAAGGCCGCCGGCGTCCAGGCGGTCGTCGGCATCGCCCAGGCAGCGGACTTCGCCACCTTCCGGCGCCAGACCCGAACCGCGGACTTCACCCCGAAGGCGCTGACCGTGTCGAAGGCGCTGAACTTCCAGGAGGACGTCCGGGCGCTCGGGTCCAACGGCGACGGGCTGACCACCGAGGTCGCCTGGTCGCCCGCACACCCCTACCGCAGCTCGCTGAACAACAAGACCTCCCAGGACCTGGCCAGTGACTTCGCCAGCGCCCGCGGCCGCGGCTGGACGCAGTCGCTGGGCTTCTCCTACGCACTGTTCGAGGTGGCCGTGAAGGCGCTCGGCGGCGCCGCCTCGCTGGACCGGGAGGCGATCGCCGCGGCCGTCAAGGAGGTCGACGCCCAGACGATCGTCGGCCCGGTGGCGTTCGGATCCCAGTCGAACGTGCCGAAGAACGTGGCCCGAACCGCGCTGGTCGGCGGGCAGTGGGACCAGGTCGACAACGACTTCGCGCTCAAGGTCGTGAACAACAGCGGCAACAGCAAGGTCGGGGTGGACACGCAGTTGCGCCCGCTCCCGCCGCCGGTCTGAGCGGCGGACCGCCGACGCACACACGCGAGGGGCCCCGGGACACGTGTCCCGGGGCCCCTCGCGTTGTCTGGTGGGTCCGGACTGCGGCAGCTCAGGTTCGCGGCAGTGCAGGTGTGCAGGTGTGCAGCGGTGCAGGGTTGCAGCGGGTCAGGCGCGAGCGGCCGCCCGCGACATCGTGTGCTCGACCACGGCGATCAGCGCGCTCTTGGTCGAGTCCCGGTTGCGGGCGTCGCAGGTGATGATCGGCACGGTCGGGCTGATCTGCAGTGCCTCGCGGACATCCTCGATGGAGTGCCGCAGGATGCCGTCGAAGCAGTTGACGCCGATGACGAACGGCAGCTGACGCTTGTTCGAAGTAGTCGACGGCGGCGAAGCAGTCGGCCAGCCGGCGGGTGTCGGCCAGGACGATCGCGCCGATGGCGCCCCGGACGATGTCGTCCCACATGAACCAGAAGCGGTACTGCCCGGGCGTCCCGAACAGGTACAGGATCAGGTCCTCGTCGAGGGAGACGCGGCCGAAGTCCATCGCGACCGTGGTCGTGGTCTTGTCGGACAGGTGGGTGAGGTCGTCGACGTGGGCTCCCGCCTCGGTCATGACGGCCTCGGTACGCAGCGGGACGATTTCGGACACCGAGCCCACAAAGGTGGTCTTCCCGGCGCCGAATCCTCCCGCCACCACGATCTTCACCGAAGTCGTGGCGACGGAGGAGTTGACCCGTCTGTTGTCAGAGCTTTCGAAGGCCACTGAGAACCCTTTCGAGCAACGCGAGATCCGGTGCCTCGTCGCGGTCAGGCTGCTGGTGGACGCGGACGAAGCCTTCGTCCGCCATGTCGCCGACCAGCACACGGGCGACTCCC from Frankia alni ACN14a harbors:
- a CDS encoding DUF5319 domain-containing protein, which translates into the protein MVDVSDEPVDPFAGDPEDPAAELARLDSVDDLDLLEPLSLHEREEVLAELGDLDVFRTLLEPRGYRGLVVDCEGCAEPHYFDWELLAGNLRNLLNEGRTRVHEPAFSPDPSCYVSWEYARGFADGVYEASAASEADSR
- the guaB gene encoding IMP dehydrogenase; its protein translation is MNAPVATDHSPSAPRTSARAASAGGSVDSQVDLLGADAPVPPKLAMLGLTFDDVLLLPAASDLVPAEADTTTRLSRSISLAVPLVSSAMDTVTEARMAIAMARQGGVGVLHRNLSIEDQAQQVDMVKRSESGMITAPVTCGPEATLEDANVLMARYRISGVPVTEPDGRLVGIVTNRDIRFERDYSRRVQDVMTRMPLITAPVGVSPEDALELLRRHKIEKLPIVDDQGRLCGLITVKDFTKREQYPHATKDADGRLMVGAAIGVGEDAYKRAQVLVAAGVDFLIVDTAHGHQRAVPDMVRRIKTDIPTGVDGRPLDVIGGNVATGAGAAALIAAGADAIKVGVGPGSICTTRVVSGVGVPQVTAIYEASRVAREHGVPVIGDGGLQYSGDIAKAIAVGADTVMLGSLLAGVDESPGELIFINGKQYKAYRGMGSLAAMRSRGGARSYSKDRYFQDDALSDDKLVPEGVEGQVPYRGPLAAVAHQLVGGLRAAMGYTGSPTIRRLQDDAQLIRITSAGLTESHPHDIQMTVEAPNYNSSR
- a CDS encoding GuaB3 family IMP dehydrogenase-related protein, with amino-acid sequence MAEVEIGIGKNARVAYGLDAVGIVPSRRTRDPQDVSLAWEIDAYRFDLPLVAAAADAVTSPASAIALGRLGGLGVLHVEGLWTRYEQPEDHIGELTEIGAKEGQQAATERLRALYESPVLPELIARRLGELRDAGVVVAAALRPQKVRALSQHVLAAGVDLLVIHGTAVSAEHQSRRSEPLNLKRFIGELDVPVLVGGCASFSTALHLMRTGAAGVIVGVGSGLGDRTHDVLGVGVPLATAIADAAGARMRYLDESGGRYVHVVAHGDLQTGGDLAKAIACGADAVMVDAALAAAEDAPGQGGMWPMDVLHSDLPRGRWAPAPPTGTLAQIVTGPGAATGTGLLNLAGGLRTAMATTGYATLKEFQKAEIMVTAGS
- a CDS encoding ABC transporter substrate-binding protein, yielding MLRSDRGMGGWRRSAAGNEKDVAGGVGGGVPAAVGTGRPAVDRRSLLRWAGTAAVAAPAAGLLAACGGSSSSDGPRKVRLGYVTSRTGTLSSYSVVDSYVVQTMRSLLADGVKVGGRSYPVEIFVRDAESDRHRAGIAATDLIFKDKVDIVLVGGTSDTAIPVADQCEINQVPCISTSAPWQSWWNGRGGNVDMPFHWTYHFYWGMEDVVATYVAMWRQLGITKVGLMYPADDDGQAFANPDFGIPTIRNFDFQLTSPATSGYQVGAPSFDSYLSAFKAAGVQAVVGIAQAADFATFRRQTRTADFTPKALTVSKALNFQEDVRALGSNGDGLTTEVAWSPAHPYRSSLNNKTSQDLASDFASARGRGWTQSLGFSYALFEVAVKALGGAASLDREAIAAAVKEVDAQTIVGPVAFGSQSNVPKNVARTALVGGQWDQVDNDFALKVVNNSGNSKVGVDTQLRPLPPPV